From one bacterium genomic stretch:
- a CDS encoding TonB-dependent receptor: MVLLIAVSSLTAQSDTAVYVSPPVIVTASRIYDTWLKLPVAITVVNLGDSQVNKGAGIDEALTSIPGLLAQSRTGGSDVRLSMRGFGSRGSGERSNAGTSRGLRILLDGLPLTEPDGRTAFDLIDLSSIERIEVVRSNSSTAWGNASGGVINFVSSSHREFPSVMVQSTLGSYGYRKEVVTTHVPVGSGNLALTLTNTNSDGWREQSGSTRSFVNANLTSLVGPSSLLEVSLVAASNLYRIPGPLTQSQFDVNPRQAQDDPANYDPTYVERDERRFNRLGRLGVKLEHEFDANNGLAITAFASPKYLQRSERNTFRDFTRYHIGGSALFHRASQVSLNTKNAIVVGLDGAYQDGAILFYNLDNGNRGETVRSDKREGAGNLGVFFEDRIVFEDKYQVNARLRYDNIVYSYDDHLNPKLNDSRSFSRMSPWVGFSVILDSSRSVYLSYGGGVEVPAGNETDPPSTFGEDTLTSLNPLLEPIKSTTLELGAKCMSVAQPQHFVSRFSYDVSLFWINITDDIIPYRSGRFHFTAGKTRRLGIEVGGSTDLNIGMTLSASATYMHSSYVDYTVDSVYYGVPGAIADYSDNEMAGIPSVSYSAKCRYAPAFAGSFYVESAVQGIDNYYADDANRAIVPAYSTVDFTAGAKQLRLIKNGPFLQISVGVRNLFDKRYAASAFVNPDRSSANDEPIYLEPGLPRNWFSSVALKWELRGHPKCVTVSPANGAPLKPRCARPPSTCRARLVATGVDDRRANNLKATALTFSNHVIDAPSF; the protein is encoded by the coding sequence ATGGTCTTACTTATCGCTGTCTCATCACTTACAGCGCAATCCGATACCGCGGTATATGTCTCACCGCCCGTCATCGTCACAGCATCGCGCATTTATGACACATGGCTCAAGCTCCCGGTCGCAATTACCGTCGTTAATCTCGGCGACTCGCAGGTCAATAAGGGTGCCGGTATCGATGAAGCACTAACTTCCATACCCGGATTGCTGGCTCAGTCTCGAACCGGCGGCAGCGATGTCCGCCTTTCGATGCGCGGCTTCGGTTCTCGCGGTTCCGGCGAGCGTTCCAATGCCGGCACCTCGCGTGGATTGCGAATCTTGCTCGATGGTCTGCCGTTGACCGAACCTGACGGTCGAACCGCATTTGATCTCATCGACCTGTCATCGATTGAACGGATCGAAGTTGTTCGTTCCAACTCTTCGACCGCCTGGGGAAATGCCTCCGGCGGCGTCATCAACTTCGTATCGAGTTCGCACCGCGAATTCCCATCCGTGATGGTGCAATCCACGCTTGGAAGCTACGGATATCGCAAAGAGGTCGTGACCACACACGTACCAGTCGGCTCCGGCAATCTTGCTCTCACGCTGACCAATACCAATTCCGACGGCTGGCGCGAACAATCCGGCAGTACGCGTTCTTTCGTCAATGCCAACTTGACATCGCTTGTTGGTCCCAGTTCCCTGCTTGAAGTGAGCCTTGTTGCTGCGAGCAATTTGTACCGCATACCGGGTCCACTCACTCAATCGCAATTCGACGTAAATCCGCGACAGGCACAGGATGATCCGGCTAACTATGATCCGACCTATGTCGAACGCGACGAACGTAGATTCAATCGGCTGGGCAGACTGGGCGTCAAGCTCGAACACGAATTCGATGCGAACAATGGACTTGCCATTACCGCATTCGCCAGTCCAAAGTATCTGCAACGTTCGGAGAGAAACACATTCCGCGATTTTACCCGCTACCACATTGGCGGCAGCGCCTTGTTTCATCGCGCTTCGCAAGTTTCCCTAAACACCAAGAATGCTATCGTCGTTGGACTCGACGGCGCGTATCAGGACGGTGCTATCCTCTTCTACAATCTCGACAACGGCAATCGGGGCGAGACAGTCCGATCAGACAAACGCGAGGGTGCGGGCAATCTCGGTGTATTTTTTGAAGACCGGATTGTTTTCGAAGACAAGTACCAAGTCAATGCGCGACTACGCTACGACAACATAGTCTATTCCTACGATGACCACCTTAATCCCAAGCTGAATGATAGCAGATCATTTTCTCGGATGTCACCGTGGGTCGGGTTTTCGGTAATCCTTGACTCTTCACGAAGCGTCTACCTTAGCTATGGCGGCGGCGTGGAAGTCCCCGCCGGCAACGAGACCGATCCGCCTTCTACGTTTGGCGAGGATACGCTTACCTCTCTGAATCCACTGCTGGAGCCGATCAAGTCGACAACTCTCGAGCTTGGCGCAAAGTGCATGTCGGTCGCACAACCTCAACACTTCGTTTCCCGTTTTTCCTATGACGTATCGTTATTCTGGATCAACATCACCGATGACATTATTCCCTACCGCAGCGGCCGATTTCATTTCACCGCGGGAAAGACACGCCGACTCGGCATTGAAGTCGGCGGCTCAACCGACTTGAACATCGGCATGACGCTGTCAGCATCAGCGACATACATGCACAGCAGCTATGTTGACTACACTGTAGATTCGGTTTACTACGGCGTTCCCGGCGCAATCGCCGACTATTCCGACAACGAGATGGCTGGAATCCCGAGCGTCAGCTATTCTGCCAAATGCCGGTACGCGCCCGCTTTTGCAGGCTCATTCTATGTTGAATCCGCAGTCCAAGGCATCGACAACTATTATGCCGACGATGCCAACCGCGCCATTGTTCCGGCATATAGCACGGTCGATTTCACTGCCGGTGCAAAACAGCTTCGACTTATCAAGAATGGTCCTTTCCTGCAGATTTCAGTCGGAGTTCGCAATCTGTTCGACAAGCGCTATGCCGCCTCGGCTTTTGTCAATCCTGACCGCTCAAGCGCCAACGACGAGCCTATATATTTAGAGCCGGGTCTTCCCCGCAATTGGTTTTCGTCGGTAGCGCTGAAGTGGGAGTTGAGGGGGCATCCAAAGTGCGTGACAGTTTCTCCCGCGAACGGAGCCCCCTTGAAGCCCAGGTGTGCGCGCCCGCCGTCCACTTGTCGGGCGCGTCTGGTCGCGACGGGCGTGGACGACCGCCGCGCAAATAACCTGAAAGCCACCGCCCTCACATTCTCCAATCATGTTATTGACGCGCCCTCCTTTTGA
- the uvrB gene encoding excinuclease ABC subunit UvrB, which translates to MAQFKLVSKYQPRGDQPEAIKRLVEGVQAGDKYQTLLGVTGSGKTFTMANVIEKINKPTLIMSHNKTLAAQLYGEFKAYFPDNAVEFFISYYDYYQPEAYVPSTDTYIEKDTSVNDNIDRLRLRATSSLLERDDTIIVASVSCIYGIGSPSEYKNLMVMLKTGEEVDRNDVLRKLIEIQYTRNDIDFSRGHFRVRGDTIEIFPAYEVSGVRIEMWGDTIERIRTFDPVSGEIKDEINRIAIYPARHFVSASDTVKRAIVGIEAELRERLAFMRENGKLLEAQRLESRTLYDLEMLREIGYCSGIENYSRYFSGRASGERPYTLIDFFPEDFLLIVDESHQSIPQVKAMYADDRSRKEVLVEHGFRLPSAMDNRPLIYDEFVTMIPQTIYCSATPADLELANSGGVIVEQIIRPTGLVDPTITIRPVQGQIDDFIKEIRIRVEKHERILVTTLTKRMAEDLSDYLARLNIRVRYLHSEVAAIERTEILRDLRLAEFDVLVGINLLREGLDLPEVSLVAILDADKEGFLRSARSLMQTAGRAARNVEGEVILYADKMTDSMKSMIGETNRRRKKQLQYNEDNGITPETIFKTREEILQATSFADSRVAESVAPMLPDYWDEMPAQDKISFLSQQMEHAAAELEFERAAELRDQIMQIKDVTKKKARR; encoded by the coding sequence ATGGCACAATTCAAGCTCGTATCGAAATATCAGCCGCGCGGCGACCAACCCGAAGCAATCAAGCGCCTCGTGGAAGGTGTCCAAGCCGGCGACAAATACCAGACCCTGCTCGGCGTCACCGGTTCCGGCAAGACCTTCACTATGGCCAACGTCATTGAGAAGATCAACAAGCCGACCCTGATCATGTCGCACAACAAGACGCTGGCGGCACAGCTTTACGGCGAATTCAAAGCCTACTTCCCAGACAACGCCGTCGAGTTCTTCATCAGCTATTACGACTATTATCAGCCCGAAGCCTATGTCCCCTCGACCGACACCTACATCGAGAAAGACACCTCGGTCAACGACAACATCGACCGCCTGCGCCTGCGCGCAACCAGTTCCCTGCTCGAACGCGACGATACGATCATTGTCGCCTCGGTGTCGTGCATTTACGGCATCGGTTCGCCTTCGGAATACAAAAACCTGATGGTGATGCTCAAGACCGGCGAAGAAGTCGACCGCAACGATGTCCTGCGCAAGCTGATCGAAATCCAATACACCCGAAACGACATCGATTTTTCGCGCGGACATTTTCGGGTACGCGGCGATACAATCGAAATTTTCCCCGCCTACGAGGTCTCGGGCGTCCGCATCGAAATGTGGGGCGACACGATCGAGCGCATCCGCACCTTCGATCCGGTCTCGGGCGAGATCAAAGACGAAATCAACCGTATTGCCATCTATCCCGCCCGACATTTCGTCAGCGCCTCAGATACTGTCAAACGCGCCATCGTGGGCATTGAGGCGGAACTGCGCGAACGGTTAGCCTTCATGCGCGAAAACGGCAAACTGCTCGAAGCCCAGCGCCTAGAGTCGCGCACTCTTTACGATCTGGAAATGCTGCGCGAAATTGGCTATTGCTCTGGTATCGAAAACTATTCGCGCTACTTCTCAGGACGCGCCTCGGGCGAACGGCCCTACACGCTGATCGATTTCTTCCCGGAAGATTTCCTGCTCATCGTCGACGAGTCGCATCAGTCGATCCCGCAGGTCAAGGCGATGTATGCCGACGACCGCTCACGCAAAGAAGTCCTTGTCGAGCACGGCTTCCGTCTTCCATCAGCGATGGACAACCGCCCGCTGATCTACGATGAATTTGTGACGATGATTCCGCAGACCATCTACTGTTCCGCGACACCTGCCGATCTGGAGTTGGCCAATTCCGGCGGCGTTATTGTCGAACAGATCATTCGCCCGACTGGACTGGTCGATCCGACAATTACCATTCGCCCCGTACAGGGCCAGATCGACGACTTCATCAAGGAAATCCGCATCCGCGTCGAGAAGCACGAGCGCATCTTGGTCACCACTCTCACCAAGCGCATGGCTGAGGACCTGTCTGACTATCTTGCTCGATTGAACATTCGCGTACGGTATCTTCATTCCGAAGTCGCCGCCATTGAGCGCACGGAAATCTTGCGCGACTTGCGCCTCGCGGAATTCGATGTCTTGGTCGGAATTAACTTGCTGCGTGAAGGACTCGATTTGCCCGAAGTCTCTCTTGTCGCCATTCTCGATGCTGACAAGGAGGGCTTCCTTCGTTCGGCGCGTTCGCTGATGCAGACCGCCGGTCGTGCCGCACGAAATGTCGAGGGCGAGGTCATCCTCTATGCCGACAAGATGACCGACTCCATGAAGTCAATGATTGGCGAGACCAACCGTCGCCGCAAGAAGCAGCTGCAGTACAACGAAGACAACGGCATCACGCCCGAGACGATTTTCAAGACACGCGAGGAAATATTGCAGGCCACCAGCTTCGCCGACAGCCGAGTTGCTGAAAGCGTCGCGCCGATGCTTCCCGACTATTGGGACGAGATGCCCGCGCAGGACAAGATTTCATTCCTTTCCCAGCAGATGGAGCACGCCGCCGCCGAGCTTGAATTCGAACGCGCTGCCGAATTGCGCGATCAAATCATGCAGATTAAGGACGTTACCAAGAAAAAGGCGCGGCGATAG
- a CDS encoding alpha/beta fold hydrolase: MNNVTIRAVILLFTIGLCGSTVASSSTATRAASQRLPLTMCESSWSNDSILCGRYEVPENRALADGRKISLNIIVIPALAENPEPDPIFFFEGGPGVAATDAAYFFAEESAFRKKRDIVLVDIRGTGDSNPLHCNLVGDSSVVQNFVKEMYPPELVEACRLELEQRADLTQYATTNAMADIDEVRAWLGYEKINIIGISYGGRAAFVYARAYPEHVRSMVLIGPADIESKMPLYHAYEAEEAFDSLFTDCRADSSCNEAFPNLETELRTFVEELRFNPALTTIADEYTMEPTTVIIRADVFVEALRSAMYSSSGARQVPWIVHQAVLGNYAPFLERMKPEVTGYPPFLAEGAYLSITGAEDAPFISATEADSLTAGTLLGDYRIAQQRRAAELWPKGELPEDYFKNLTVDAPTLILQGGRDPVIGCHKAIKYFSNGREIVIPQMAHMPDGLSDAQCIDDLMLDFFDIVDLNSIDTFCIRSMAPPPFKVSEEEE; the protein is encoded by the coding sequence ATGAACAACGTGACAATTCGTGCAGTCATTCTGCTTTTCACGATTGGACTATGTGGGTCCACAGTGGCGTCATCTTCGACAGCAACGCGAGCTGCCAGTCAGCGCCTGCCGCTAACCATGTGCGAATCGTCATGGAGCAATGACAGCATTCTTTGCGGTCGCTATGAAGTGCCTGAGAACCGCGCGTTAGCGGACGGGCGCAAGATTTCGCTCAACATCATTGTCATTCCGGCACTGGCGGAAAATCCCGAACCGGACCCGATCTTCTTCTTTGAAGGCGGTCCCGGAGTTGCTGCGACAGATGCGGCTTACTTCTTTGCGGAAGAGTCGGCGTTTCGAAAGAAACGCGATATCGTACTTGTTGACATTCGCGGGACGGGCGATTCAAATCCGCTTCACTGCAATCTCGTCGGTGATTCGTCGGTAGTGCAAAATTTCGTGAAAGAGATGTATCCACCTGAACTGGTCGAAGCGTGTCGTCTTGAATTGGAGCAGCGCGCCGACCTGACACAGTACGCGACAACCAATGCGATGGCCGATATTGATGAAGTCCGCGCGTGGCTTGGCTATGAGAAGATCAACATCATCGGCATATCGTATGGCGGACGTGCGGCCTTTGTGTATGCGCGTGCTTATCCCGAGCATGTGCGCTCGATGGTGCTGATAGGGCCGGCCGATATTGAATCGAAGATGCCGCTGTATCATGCCTATGAAGCCGAGGAGGCTTTTGATTCACTGTTTACCGACTGCCGTGCTGATTCTTCCTGTAATGAAGCGTTTCCAAATCTGGAGACTGAGTTGCGAACATTTGTTGAGGAACTGCGGTTCAATCCCGCTCTCACCACAATCGCCGATGAGTACACAATGGAGCCGACGACGGTGATAATTCGGGCGGATGTATTCGTCGAGGCTTTGCGTAGTGCGATGTATTCATCATCAGGTGCGCGCCAAGTGCCGTGGATCGTGCACCAGGCGGTTCTTGGAAACTATGCGCCGTTTCTCGAACGGATGAAACCGGAGGTCACCGGTTACCCGCCGTTTCTAGCCGAAGGAGCGTATCTCTCAATCACCGGCGCCGAGGACGCACCGTTTATTAGCGCGACTGAAGCTGATTCACTAACAGCAGGAACTCTTCTGGGTGATTACCGCATCGCACAGCAAAGACGAGCGGCGGAGTTGTGGCCAAAGGGAGAATTGCCGGAGGATTACTTCAAAAACCTGACAGTGGATGCACCGACATTGATCCTGCAAGGCGGACGCGATCCAGTGATTGGCTGCCACAAGGCGATCAAGTATTTCTCGAATGGCCGTGAAATCGTAATTCCGCAGATGGCGCATATGCCGGACGGGTTGAGTGATGCACAGTGTATTGATGATCTGATGCTTGACTTCTTTGATATCGTCGACTTGAACTCTATCGATACTTTCTGCATTCGCAGTATGGCGCCGCCGCCGTTCAAGGTGAGTGAGGAAGAGGAGTAG
- the radA gene encoding DNA repair protein RadA, with protein sequence MKGKATDRTIFVCSACGKSFSRWMGKCPDCEEWNTIIEEKVTVPRSSAKTKVMDDSEVYAINECRFESVPMTPTGLAEFDHLLGGGIVPASSILIGGEPGIGKSTLMLQVAGYLAAIGQTTLYLTGEESSQQVALRGQRLGVDNPNVKVAAVRELPQVYGLINKIDPQLVIIDSVQTLYDPALESAPGTVSQIRSSAAELIDFCKRADKILILVGHITKDGAIAGPKILEHLVDVVLYFEGETHNLFRILRVRKNRFGPASEIGIFQIGDTGLTAVANPSELFLDEYPDDIPGRAVVTAVEGQRPLLLEIQALASQTNFGFPQRVSAGYDSKRLSLMLAILEKRQKTLFGTRDVFINLAGGLKIDDPSLDLGLMAALISSVEEIPVQPRSVIIGEVGLSGEVRAVPYIERRIAEALKLGFEKVILPKKNLKGMKPVKGIALVGIEKIQELAKAALL encoded by the coding sequence ATGAAAGGGAAGGCGACCGACCGAACGATCTTCGTCTGTTCCGCGTGCGGAAAAAGCTTCTCGCGCTGGATGGGGAAATGTCCCGACTGCGAAGAGTGGAATACGATCATCGAAGAGAAGGTCACGGTACCGCGTTCATCCGCCAAAACCAAGGTGATGGACGACTCGGAAGTCTACGCAATCAACGAGTGTCGTTTTGAATCGGTTCCAATGACGCCGACCGGATTAGCGGAATTCGATCATCTGCTCGGCGGCGGCATTGTACCGGCATCTTCGATACTGATTGGCGGCGAACCGGGAATCGGCAAATCGACGCTGATGCTACAGGTTGCTGGGTATCTGGCCGCGATTGGACAAACAACGCTCTATCTCACCGGCGAGGAATCCTCGCAACAGGTGGCATTGCGCGGGCAACGGCTCGGCGTGGACAATCCTAATGTCAAGGTCGCCGCAGTGCGCGAATTGCCTCAGGTGTACGGGCTGATCAACAAGATCGATCCGCAGTTGGTGATTATCGATTCGGTGCAGACGCTGTACGATCCGGCGCTGGAATCGGCGCCCGGCACGGTGAGCCAGATTCGTTCCAGCGCGGCGGAGTTGATCGATTTCTGCAAGCGCGCCGACAAGATTCTGATACTCGTCGGGCATATCACCAAAGATGGCGCAATCGCGGGACCGAAGATACTTGAGCATCTCGTTGATGTGGTGCTGTATTTCGAAGGCGAGACGCACAACTTGTTTCGGATTCTGCGAGTGCGCAAGAACCGCTTTGGACCAGCATCGGAGATTGGCATTTTTCAGATCGGCGACACGGGTCTTACCGCAGTGGCGAATCCATCGGAGTTGTTTTTAGACGAATACCCCGACGACATTCCCGGACGTGCCGTAGTGACTGCCGTCGAAGGGCAAAGGCCGCTTCTGCTGGAAATACAGGCGTTGGCAAGCCAGACGAATTTCGGTTTTCCGCAGAGAGTTTCTGCAGGATACGATTCCAAGCGCCTGTCGTTGATGTTAGCAATTCTGGAGAAACGGCAGAAGACGCTGTTTGGGACGCGCGATGTGTTTATCAATCTGGCGGGAGGGCTTAAGATCGATGACCCGTCGCTCGATCTGGGGTTGATGGCGGCGCTGATTTCGTCGGTCGAAGAGATTCCGGTGCAGCCGCGCAGTGTGATTATCGGCGAGGTTGGTCTCTCCGGCGAAGTGCGTGCAGTGCCGTATATCGAGCGACGCATCGCTGAAGCGTTGAAACTGGGATTTGAGAAAGTGATCTTGCCGAAGAAGAATCTCAAAGGGATGAAGCCGGTGAAGGGGATTGCGCTGGTCGGGATCGAGAAAATTCAGGAACTGGCGAAGGCGGCGTTGCTGTAG
- the dnaB gene encoding replicative DNA helicase, producing MQQIDSTVLDKVPPQDRQAEVSLLGALMMDNHYISNACTIVNRDDFYDRRHQIIFEAIVELFEQNIAADIVTVTDKLITMGQLEAIGGRAYLVELQEDVYSAANSDRYAEIVKEKAILRKLMSLSSAIFNKAQHMEGEVKDLLNFVESKVFEIAMHRTDKGFQSIKTIVPVVFDKMEKMEKSDGQVRGLPTGFTYLDEMTDGMHGGELIVVAGRPGMGKTSLALRIMEHVAVDKGKTCAIFSLEMSDEQIVQRILSSRARVGSHRLRSGRLHEHEYRNLVEFAGPIAESPIFIDDTATMTIWDLRTKARLLKSQHNLELIVVDYLQLMNSGERAENRQQEISTISRSLKGLAKELDIPVIACSQLSRMVETRGGEKRPILADLRESGAIEQDADVVMFVYRPSHYKHTEEEREQIKGTDEENLAEIIIAKQRNGPTGVVKLTFLGEYIRFENREYARSPDGNF from the coding sequence ATGCAGCAAATCGATTCTACAGTTCTCGATAAAGTACCGCCGCAGGACCGGCAGGCGGAAGTGTCGCTTCTTGGCGCGCTGATGATGGACAACCACTACATCTCGAATGCATGTACCATCGTCAATCGCGATGATTTCTATGACCGGCGTCACCAGATAATTTTCGAAGCCATTGTCGAGTTGTTCGAGCAGAACATTGCCGCCGACATCGTCACTGTCACCGACAAGTTGATCACGATGGGGCAGTTGGAAGCAATCGGCGGGCGAGCATACCTTGTGGAATTGCAGGAGGATGTTTATTCCGCTGCGAATTCTGACCGGTATGCGGAGATCGTAAAGGAAAAGGCGATCCTGCGCAAGTTGATGAGTCTTAGCTCCGCGATTTTCAATAAAGCGCAGCACATGGAAGGCGAGGTCAAAGACCTGCTGAATTTCGTTGAGAGCAAAGTCTTTGAAATCGCCATGCACCGCACCGACAAGGGTTTCCAGTCGATCAAGACAATAGTGCCGGTGGTCTTCGACAAGATGGAGAAAATGGAAAAATCGGACGGACAGGTGAGAGGCCTGCCGACCGGATTTACCTACCTCGATGAAATGACCGACGGTATGCACGGCGGCGAATTGATTGTTGTCGCAGGACGTCCGGGTATGGGCAAGACCTCGCTGGCGCTGCGTATCATGGAGCACGTCGCTGTCGACAAGGGGAAGACGTGCGCGATCTTCTCGCTGGAAATGTCGGATGAACAAATCGTACAGAGAATCTTGAGTTCGCGCGCTCGAGTGGGATCGCATCGCTTACGCAGCGGACGTCTGCACGAACACGAGTATCGTAACCTGGTCGAATTCGCCGGTCCGATTGCCGAGTCGCCGATTTTTATTGATGATACCGCAACGATGACGATTTGGGATTTACGCACCAAGGCGCGTCTGCTCAAGTCACAGCACAATCTGGAACTGATCGTGGTCGACTATTTGCAGTTGATGAATTCCGGCGAACGTGCAGAAAATCGCCAGCAGGAAATTTCGACAATTTCACGTTCACTCAAGGGACTCGCAAAGGAACTGGATATCCCGGTCATCGCCTGCAGTCAGTTGTCGCGTATGGTGGAAACGCGCGGCGGCGAAAAACGCCCGATCCTTGCCGATCTGCGAGAATCAGGCGCGATTGAACAGGACGCCGACGTCGTGATGTTCGTCTATCGTCCATCGCACTACAAACACACCGAAGAAGAGCGCGAGCAAATCAAGGGAACCGACGAGGAGAATCTCGCCGAGATCATCATCGCCAAACAGCGTAACGGCCCGACCGGCGTGGTGAAGCTGACATTCCTCGGCGAATATATCCGCTTCGAGAATCGCGAATATGCGCGCTCGCCTGATGGGAATTTCTAA
- a CDS encoding uracil-DNA glycosylase has translation MTDKRSLELVAKAIKQQEALGLGGIRLSYDLINTLTPPQPRRLAAKAGSLEEFCGQINTCTKCRLHQGRNKFVFGVGNPNAKVMFVGEGPGRDEDLKGEPFVGRAGQLLDKILAAIQFDRTQIYIANVVKCRPPSNRDPQPDEMAECMPYLKQQIELINPRFICCLGRIAAQALLNTQTPLGKLRLKWHEFEGRKLMVTYHPAALLRFPEYKRDTWEDVQMLRREYDAFMAK, from the coding sequence ATGACCGATAAACGCTCGCTCGAATTAGTCGCCAAAGCGATCAAACAACAGGAAGCGCTTGGCCTCGGCGGGATCAGGCTGTCATACGATCTGATCAACACGCTCACTCCGCCGCAGCCGCGACGATTGGCGGCCAAGGCGGGAAGTCTCGAAGAGTTTTGCGGACAGATAAATACCTGCACCAAGTGCAGGCTTCATCAGGGTCGCAACAAGTTCGTATTTGGCGTCGGCAATCCGAATGCCAAGGTCATGTTTGTCGGCGAAGGTCCAGGGCGTGATGAAGATCTCAAGGGCGAGCCGTTCGTTGGCCGCGCCGGGCAATTGCTCGACAAGATTCTGGCGGCGATTCAGTTTGATCGCACACAGATCTATATCGCGAACGTCGTCAAATGTCGTCCACCGAGCAACCGCGATCCCCAGCCTGACGAAATGGCCGAGTGCATGCCGTATCTCAAACAACAGATTGAACTGATCAACCCGCGATTCATTTGCTGTCTTGGCCGAATTGCCGCGCAGGCATTGCTCAATACGCAGACGCCTCTGGGCAAACTGCGATTGAAGTGGCATGAATTCGAGGGCCGCAAGTTGATGGTGACCTATCATCCGGCTGCGCTACTGCGATTCCCTGAATACAAGCGCGACACCTGGGAAGATGTGCAGATGCTGCGCCGCGAATACGACGCGTTTATGGCGAAGTAG
- the coaBC gene encoding bifunctional phosphopantothenoylcysteine decarboxylase/phosphopantothenate--cysteine ligase CoaBC, with translation MPLTGKKILLGITGCIAAYKACYLVRYFRKAGAEVKVVLTESATKFVTVTTLETLSDNPVAVEMFPADRFVATHHISYAEWADLIVIAPATGNIIGKIASGIGDDLLSTIVMAKQSDVMIATAMNTEMFNNPIVQENIAKLQKLGYIFVMPASGELACHTVGVGRLEEPENIYQRVVEYFGGKKTLAGKRVVVTAGPTIERIDPVRYISNFSSGKMGYALAQEAASRGADVTLISGPTALDTPAGVKRVNIESAQQLLEAVKSAYANCDVLIMAAAVADYRPASYSTKKLSHPTPDKIELAANADILAEIGKMKKPSQINIGFALEVDSSAENATKKLHAKNLDMILMNNPTLPGIEFGGDHNAATLFSKDAAPVTLERMTKSEMAGRILDAIERLAK, from the coding sequence ATGCCACTTACAGGCAAGAAAATTCTACTGGGCATTACAGGCTGCATCGCGGCCTACAAAGCTTGTTATCTCGTGCGCTACTTTCGCAAAGCCGGCGCCGAGGTCAAAGTTGTTCTCACTGAATCAGCCACAAAATTCGTAACTGTCACCACACTCGAAACTCTTTCCGATAATCCAGTCGCGGTCGAGATGTTTCCCGCTGACCGCTTTGTTGCGACACATCACATCTCTTACGCCGAATGGGCGGACTTGATTGTGATCGCTCCGGCGACGGGGAATATCATCGGCAAGATCGCGAGCGGGATTGGCGATGACCTGCTGAGTACGATTGTGATGGCAAAGCAATCGGATGTTATGATCGCTACGGCGATGAACACGGAGATGTTCAACAATCCGATTGTGCAGGAGAACATTGCCAAATTGCAGAAGCTCGGTTACATCTTCGTGATGCCGGCCTCCGGCGAGTTAGCTTGTCATACTGTTGGCGTGGGAAGACTTGAAGAGCCGGAAAATATCTACCAGCGCGTCGTTGAGTACTTCGGTGGAAAGAAAACGCTCGCCGGTAAACGCGTGGTGGTAACGGCAGGACCGACGATCGAGCGCATAGATCCGGTGCGATACATCTCGAATTTCTCTTCGGGAAAGATGGGTTATGCACTGGCGCAGGAAGCTGCTAGTCGCGGTGCCGATGTGACCTTGATTTCCGGACCGACAGCGCTTGATACGCCGGCTGGCGTGAAGCGAGTCAACATCGAATCGGCGCAGCAGTTGCTGGAAGCTGTCAAGAGCGCCTACGCAAATTGCGACGTCTTGATTATGGCGGCGGCAGTGGCAGATTATCGACCGGCGAGTTATTCGACGAAGAAGCTGTCGCACCCAACTCCCGACAAGATTGAACTTGCGGCGAACGCGGATATACTTGCCGAAATCGGCAAGATGAAGAAGCCTTCACAAATAAACATCGGATTTGCGCTCGAGGTGGATTCCAGCGCCGAGAATGCTACCAAGAAGTTGCACGCGAAGAATCTCGATATGATTCTGATGAACAATCCGACTTTGCCGGGAATCGAATTCGGCGGAGATCATAATGCTGCGACTTTATTCTCCAAGGATGCGGCTCCGGTCACGCTTGAGAGAATGACCAAGTCGGAAATGGCTGGTCGTATTCTGGACGCAATTGAAAGACTGGCAAAATAG
- a CDS encoding DUF494 family protein, which yields MEERILEIVFYLVEHLRSHNGQIGPFRAISKDLKSRGFTDSEISSAYGWFLEELQKEGGKVNPNSSSSQAVRVMSQLEMEHFTPDAAGFLILMLRFRLISPAQFERIVDKAFLLGTEKIDLPVMKVIASRYVFSSGTSVDLNLFNIDGSEVVN from the coding sequence ATGGAAGAACGAATTCTCGAAATAGTATTTTACCTCGTGGAGCATCTTCGCAGCCACAATGGCCAAATCGGGCCGTTTCGGGCAATCTCGAAAGATCTGAAGAGCCGCGGGTTTACCGATTCCGAAATCTCTTCGGCGTATGGCTGGTTTCTTGAGGAACTCCAAAAAGAAGGCGGCAAGGTCAATCCCAACAGCAGTTCATCCCAGGCCGTGCGCGTCATGAGCCAACTGGAGATGGAACACTTCACGCCGGACGCCGCCGGATTCCTGATCTTGATGCTGCGATTCCGATTGATCTCCCCGGCGCAGTTCGAGCGAATCGTCGACAAGGCGTTTCTGCTCGGAACCGAGAAGATTGATTTGCCGGTCATGAAAGTGATCGCATCCCGCTACGTGTTTTCCTCCGGAACATCCGTCGATCTGAACTTGTTTAATATCGACGGGAGTGAAGTGGTCAATTGA